One Megalopta genalis isolate 19385.01 chromosome 5, iyMegGena1_principal, whole genome shotgun sequence DNA window includes the following coding sequences:
- the RhoGAP93B gene encoding myTH4 and RhoGAP_KIAA1688 domain-containing protein RhoGAP93B isoform X2, producing the protein MASDGMEWVEIIEPRTQEHMYANLTTGECVWDPPPGVPVKKTDNNQWWELFDQNTSRFYYYNATSQKTVWHRPSDCDIIPLAKLQTLKQNTEPASSSGADNQKLTEPRKKESVSTQTQTPSVSRSTRFSHQESSNLSSSLQSGSANNKTRISGVGVDLQTSPPSPSPSARRHHHHHHHHHNNRHHRHEVPTARRQHNHSQDSGRSSDSSVSHSRTSLESTGYRLLDSPHRHQHHRPAQQAPANQAQSSPRQHSGTLEARGHKSGTLESVKNQKSVPLGEPPPLGLSLSTSTPLFKKKTFVDSQPREGRAGNLELEKNKNGRESSRGSYGPEPSTSPYRDSLMESRLFRQEMPPYRPPEVQLSHSYKSQGEKYGSLVESSNRYHRDRDREIHHRERVNSLDKTNPSAFYPSSMHSRNMNKQDNTGSIGRRHHGCSVSLSEANVRDMYGAMLVERNEPSKSLVRGTAGVLSGASKQRSVDVGEREREREKEFRRNTACNNSIDCVQQPLARSYSFVQQQKQQQKMQQMHQQQSRRRDRDDDSMHERYLISQSHEQPRQRLSSNTSSSNSSNSSSNSAVGEETEGLTEGDDSKKKRSNGNPSPPPSSFYRIPLSDADYLLPLQHYILQQAKLSGCYKFGDPLLVEEGDDSLDEEGGRGEDIGGRAEDDSDDQFADDEAASNQGDSSSQEYLEDHYADLGNYDTAGLATYYNTADTLTRPQVRPPSPPNTTVQTDTRDIVTATRQVTIPTCTISTLPTIGSGVDNIDTEEARRNDNAGGGGGGDIETYAKDNLNPNCARPKGLRLLFRKKFSVRDILSWSKDPIPQPMLVVVDGEKLLKREACNLFRLVQVYMGDRKANVGMTLDSVAMDIVNTAFSKPPLRDELYVQICRQTTENPRKDSLRRGWELMAVCLAFVPPSAIFEPYLEGYMNRHRDPNFQFPEVAKWPIHVQVSHYATVACRRLQRIGAHGKRQPRKATIEDIDQARIQIFRASMFGATLSEVMALQRDRYPTRELPWIQTTLTRQVLARGGILTEGIFRVSADADEVSALKACLDRFEDGTILAASQDAHAPASLLKLWVRELYEPLIPDSFYAECVSMRHDDPDVSAANVAALVDRLPDLNRRVLCHLIRFLQIFARHEVVARTKMDANNLAMVMAPNILRCTSQDPRVILENARKEMAFVRTLIESLETAWVDDLH; encoded by the exons ATGGCATCCGACGG AATGGAATGGGTGGAAATCATAGAGCCTCGTACCCAGGAGCATATGTACGCAAACCTTACCACTGGAGAATGCGTATGGGACCCTCCACCTGGTGTACCAGT GAAAAAGACAGATAACAACCAATGGTGGGAACTGTTCGATCAAAATACTTCACGGTTTTACTATTATAATGCAACCTCTCAGAAAACTGTTTGGCACCGTCCAAGTGATTGTGACATCATACCGCTAGCAAAGCTCCAG ACGTTGAAGCAGAACACGGAGCCGGCAAGTAGCAGTGGAGCGGACAACCAGAAGTTAACCGAGCCAAGAAAGAAAGAATCCGTTTCCACCCAGACACAGACCCCTTCCGTTAGCCGATCGACAAGGTTCAGTCACCAAGAAAGTTCCAATCTGTCTTCTTCGTTG CAAAGTGGCAGTGCAAATAACAAAACACGGATATCTGGCGTCGGGGTTGACCTTCAGACGTCTCCGCCCTCTCCTTCACCGTCAGCGAGGCGTCACCACCATCACCATCACCATCACCACAATAATAGGCACCACAGGCATGAAGTGCCCACAGCTCGTCGGCAGCACAATCACTCGCAGGATTCCGGGCGTTCCAGCGACAGTTCGGTCTCCCACAGTCGGACGTCCTTGGAATCGACTGGTTACCGGCTGCTGGACTCACCGCACCGGCACCAGCACCACAGACCTGCCCAACAGGCGCCAGCCAACCAAGCACAATCCTCGCCCAGACAGCACAGCGGCACTCTGGAGGCCAGGGGTCACAAGAGCGGTACCCTGGAGAGCGTGAAGAATCAGAAGTCCGTGCCGCTGGGCGAGCCACCGCCATTAGGTTTATCGCTTTCCACTAGCACCCCTCTGTTCAAGAAGAAGACGTTCGTCGACTCGCAACCACGCGAGGGTAGGGCAGGCAATTTAGAATTGGAAAAGAATAAAAATG GTAGGGAGAGTAGTAGAGGCTCCTACGGTCCGGAGCCGAGCACCTCACCATATCGCGACTCGTTGATGGAGTCTAGACTATTCAGGCAGGAGATGCCTCCATACCGTCCGCCAGAAGTTCAATTGAGTCATAGTTATAAATCGCAGGGTGAGAAATATGGCTCCCTGGTGGAAAGTAGCAATCGTTATCATAGAGATAGGGACAGAGAGATTCATCATAGAGAGAGAGTAAATAGTTTGGACAAGACGAACCCTTCAGCCTTTTATCCAAGTTCCATGCATTCGCGTAATATGAATAAGCAAGATAATACTGGTAGCATAGGGAGGAGGCATCATGGTTGCTCGGTGTCCCTGTCCGAAGCGAACGTCAGGGACATGTACGGGGCCATGTTGGTGGAGAGGAACGAGCCTTCGAAGAGCCTGGTCAGGGGCACCGCGGGTGTCCTCAGCGGCGCGTCCAAGCAGCGAAGCGTCGACGTCGGCGAGAGGGAGCGTGAGCGAGAAAAGGAGTTCAGAAGAAACACAGCGTGCAATAATTCGATTGATT GTGTGCAGCAGCCACTGGCCCGAAGCTACAGTTTTGTACAGCAACAGAAGCAGCAGCAGAAGATGCAGCAGATGCACCAGCAGCAGTCTAGGAGAAGGGACCGGGACGACGACTCGATGCACGAGCGTTACCTGATCAGCCAGAGCCACGAGCAGCCCAGGCAGAGGCTCAGCAGCAACACTAGCAGTAgcaatagtagtaatagtagcagCAACAGCGCGGTGGGCGAAGAGACCGAGGGACTCACGGAGGGTGACGACAGCAAGAAGAAGAGAAGCAACGGCAACCCTAGTCCTCCACCGTCTTCGTTCTACAGGATCCCGTTGTCCGATGCCGATTACTTGCTGCCGCTTCAGCACTATATACTTCAGCAAGCGAAGCTCTCAG GTTGTTATAAGTTCGGAGATCCTTTGTTAGTAGAGGAAGGTGACGACTCCTTGGATGAGGAGGGTGGAAGGGGCGAGGACATCGGCGGGAGGGCCGAGGACGATTCCGACGACCAGTTCGCGGACGACGAGGCAGCCAGTAACCAGGGCGACTCTTCCAGCCAGGAGTACCTCGAAGACCATTACGCAG ACTTGGGCAATTACGACACGGCCGGCTTGGCGACCTACTACAACACCGCGGACACACTGACGAGGCCGCAGGTGCGGCCCCCGTCTCCTCCGAACACCACGGTGCAGACGGACACCAGGGACATCGTGACGGCGACGAGACAGGTGACGATTCCCACCTGCACCATCAGCACCCTGCCTACGATCGGCAGCGGGGTGGACAACATCGACACCGAGGAGGCCAGGAGGAACGACAACgccggcggtggcggcggcggcgacatCGAGACGTACGCGAAAGACAATCTGAACCCGAACTGCGCCCGGCCGAAGGGGCTGAGGCTGTTGTTTCGGAAGAAGTTCAGTGTGCGGGACATCCTCAGCTGGTCGAAGGACCCGATCCCGCAGCCGATGCTGGTCGTGGTGGACGGTGAAAAGTTACTGAAGCGGGAGGCCTGCAACCTGTTCAGGCTGGTGCAAGTGTACATGGGTGATCGGAAGGCGAACGTCGGCATGACGCTGGACAGTGTAGCGATGGACATTGTAAATACCGCGTTCTCGAAGCCACCGTTGAGGGACGAGCTCTACGTCCAGATCTGCAGACAGACCACCGAGAATCCGAGGAAGGACAGCCTCCGCAGAGGCTGGGAGCTGATGGCCGTTTGCCTGGCCTTCGTGCCTCCCAGCGCCATCTTCGAGCCCTACCTCGAGGGCTACATGAACAGACACCGGGATCCAAACTTCCAGTTCCCGGAGGTGGCCAAGTGGCCGATCCACGTGCAGGTCAGCCATTATGCCACGGTGGCCTGCAGACGTCTCCAACGGATAGGCGCCCATGGGAAACGGCAGCCCCGTAAGGCCACCATAGAGGACATAGATCAAGCCAGG ATTCAGATCTTCCGGGCGTCCATGTTCGGGGCTACGCTGTCCGAAGTGATGGCGCTGCAGAGAGACAGATACCCTACCCGAGAGTTACCATGGATACAAACCACCCTGACGAGGCAGgtgctggcgcgtggcggcatCCTGACCGAGGGCATCTTCAGGGTGTCCGCGGACGCGGACGAGGTCAGCGCCTTGAAGGCTTGCCTGGACAGGTTCGAGGATGGCACCATCCTAGCGGCTTCTCAGGACGCGCACGCACCTGCCTCTCTGCTGAAGCTGTGGGTCCGCGAGCTCTACGAGCCGCTGATACCCGACTCCTTCTACGCGGAGTGCGTGTCGATGAGACACGACGATCCTGATGTCTCGGCAGCTAACGTCGCTGCCCTGGTGGACAGGCTGCCCGATCTGAACCGGCGGGTTCTATGCCATTTGATACGGTTTCTACAG ATATTCGCCAGACACGAAGTGGTGGCCCGCACCAAGATGGACGCCAACAACCTGGCCATGGTGATGGCGCCGAACATACTGCGCTGCACCTCGCAAGATCCCCGCGTGATCTTGGAGAACGCACGGAAAGAGATGGCTTTTGTTCGTACTCTAATCGAGTCATTAGAAACTGCTTGGGTCGATGATCTTCACTGA
- the RhoGAP93B gene encoding myTH4 and RhoGAP_KIAA1688 domain-containing protein RhoGAP93B isoform X5, whose protein sequence is MASDGRMEWVEIIEPRTQEHMYANLTTGECVWDPPPGVPVKKTDNNQWWELFDQNTSRFYYYNATSQKTVWHRPSDCDIIPLAKLQTLKQNTEPASSSGADNQKLTEPRKKESVSTQTQTPSVSRSTRFSHQESSNLSSSLQSGSANNKTRISGVGVDLQTSPPSPSPSARRHHHHHHHHHNNRHHRHEVPTARRQHNHSQDSGRSSDSSVSHSRTSLESTGYRLLDSPHRHQHHRPAQQAPANQAQSSPRQHSGTLEARGHKSGTLESVKNQKSVPLGEPPPLGLSLSTSTPLFKKKTFVDSQPREGRAGNLELEKNKNGRESSRGSYGPEPSTSPYRDSLMESRLFRQEMPPYRPPEVQLSHSYKSQGEKYGSLVESSNRYHRDRDREIHHRERVNSLDKTNPSAFYPSSMHSRNMNKQDNTGSIGRRHHGCSVSLSEANVRDMYGAMLVERNEPSKSLVRGTAGVLSGASKQRSVDVGEREREREKEFRRNTACNNSIDCVQQPLARSYSFVQQQKQQQKMQQMHQQQSRRRDRDDDSMHERYLISQSHEQPRQRLSSNTSSSNSSNSSSNSAVGEETEGLTEGDDSKKKRSNGNPSPPPSSFYRIPLSDADYLLPLQHYILQQAKLSEEGDDSLDEEGGRGEDIGGRAEDDSDDQFADDEAASNQGDSSSQEYLEDHYADLGNYDTAGLATYYNTADTLTRPQVRPPSPPNTTVQTDTRDIVTATRQVTIPTCTISTLPTIGSGVDNIDTEEARRNDNAGGGGGGDIETYAKDNLNPNCARPKGLRLLFRKKFSVRDILSWSKDPIPQPMLVVVDGEKLLKREACNLFRLVQVYMGDRKANVGMTLDSVAMDIVNTAFSKPPLRDELYVQICRQTTENPRKDSLRRGWELMAVCLAFVPPSAIFEPYLEGYMNRHRDPNFQFPEVAKWPIHVQVSHYATVACRRLQRIGAHGKRQPRKATIEDIDQARIQIFRASMFGATLSEVMALQRDRYPTRELPWIQTTLTRQVLARGGILTEGIFRVSADADEVSALKACLDRFEDGTILAASQDAHAPASLLKLWVRELYEPLIPDSFYAECVSMRHDDPDVSAANVAALVDRLPDLNRRVLCHLIRFLQIFARHEVVARTKMDANNLAMVMAPNILRCTSQDPRVILENARKEMAFVRTLIESLETAWVDDLH, encoded by the exons ATGGCATCCGACGG TAGAATGGAATGGGTGGAAATCATAGAGCCTCGTACCCAGGAGCATATGTACGCAAACCTTACCACTGGAGAATGCGTATGGGACCCTCCACCTGGTGTACCAGT GAAAAAGACAGATAACAACCAATGGTGGGAACTGTTCGATCAAAATACTTCACGGTTTTACTATTATAATGCAACCTCTCAGAAAACTGTTTGGCACCGTCCAAGTGATTGTGACATCATACCGCTAGCAAAGCTCCAG ACGTTGAAGCAGAACACGGAGCCGGCAAGTAGCAGTGGAGCGGACAACCAGAAGTTAACCGAGCCAAGAAAGAAAGAATCCGTTTCCACCCAGACACAGACCCCTTCCGTTAGCCGATCGACAAGGTTCAGTCACCAAGAAAGTTCCAATCTGTCTTCTTCGTTG CAAAGTGGCAGTGCAAATAACAAAACACGGATATCTGGCGTCGGGGTTGACCTTCAGACGTCTCCGCCCTCTCCTTCACCGTCAGCGAGGCGTCACCACCATCACCATCACCATCACCACAATAATAGGCACCACAGGCATGAAGTGCCCACAGCTCGTCGGCAGCACAATCACTCGCAGGATTCCGGGCGTTCCAGCGACAGTTCGGTCTCCCACAGTCGGACGTCCTTGGAATCGACTGGTTACCGGCTGCTGGACTCACCGCACCGGCACCAGCACCACAGACCTGCCCAACAGGCGCCAGCCAACCAAGCACAATCCTCGCCCAGACAGCACAGCGGCACTCTGGAGGCCAGGGGTCACAAGAGCGGTACCCTGGAGAGCGTGAAGAATCAGAAGTCCGTGCCGCTGGGCGAGCCACCGCCATTAGGTTTATCGCTTTCCACTAGCACCCCTCTGTTCAAGAAGAAGACGTTCGTCGACTCGCAACCACGCGAGGGTAGGGCAGGCAATTTAGAATTGGAAAAGAATAAAAATG GTAGGGAGAGTAGTAGAGGCTCCTACGGTCCGGAGCCGAGCACCTCACCATATCGCGACTCGTTGATGGAGTCTAGACTATTCAGGCAGGAGATGCCTCCATACCGTCCGCCAGAAGTTCAATTGAGTCATAGTTATAAATCGCAGGGTGAGAAATATGGCTCCCTGGTGGAAAGTAGCAATCGTTATCATAGAGATAGGGACAGAGAGATTCATCATAGAGAGAGAGTAAATAGTTTGGACAAGACGAACCCTTCAGCCTTTTATCCAAGTTCCATGCATTCGCGTAATATGAATAAGCAAGATAATACTGGTAGCATAGGGAGGAGGCATCATGGTTGCTCGGTGTCCCTGTCCGAAGCGAACGTCAGGGACATGTACGGGGCCATGTTGGTGGAGAGGAACGAGCCTTCGAAGAGCCTGGTCAGGGGCACCGCGGGTGTCCTCAGCGGCGCGTCCAAGCAGCGAAGCGTCGACGTCGGCGAGAGGGAGCGTGAGCGAGAAAAGGAGTTCAGAAGAAACACAGCGTGCAATAATTCGATTGATT GTGTGCAGCAGCCACTGGCCCGAAGCTACAGTTTTGTACAGCAACAGAAGCAGCAGCAGAAGATGCAGCAGATGCACCAGCAGCAGTCTAGGAGAAGGGACCGGGACGACGACTCGATGCACGAGCGTTACCTGATCAGCCAGAGCCACGAGCAGCCCAGGCAGAGGCTCAGCAGCAACACTAGCAGTAgcaatagtagtaatagtagcagCAACAGCGCGGTGGGCGAAGAGACCGAGGGACTCACGGAGGGTGACGACAGCAAGAAGAAGAGAAGCAACGGCAACCCTAGTCCTCCACCGTCTTCGTTCTACAGGATCCCGTTGTCCGATGCCGATTACTTGCTGCCGCTTCAGCACTATATACTTCAGCAAGCGAAGCTCTCAG AGGAAGGTGACGACTCCTTGGATGAGGAGGGTGGAAGGGGCGAGGACATCGGCGGGAGGGCCGAGGACGATTCCGACGACCAGTTCGCGGACGACGAGGCAGCCAGTAACCAGGGCGACTCTTCCAGCCAGGAGTACCTCGAAGACCATTACGCAG ACTTGGGCAATTACGACACGGCCGGCTTGGCGACCTACTACAACACCGCGGACACACTGACGAGGCCGCAGGTGCGGCCCCCGTCTCCTCCGAACACCACGGTGCAGACGGACACCAGGGACATCGTGACGGCGACGAGACAGGTGACGATTCCCACCTGCACCATCAGCACCCTGCCTACGATCGGCAGCGGGGTGGACAACATCGACACCGAGGAGGCCAGGAGGAACGACAACgccggcggtggcggcggcggcgacatCGAGACGTACGCGAAAGACAATCTGAACCCGAACTGCGCCCGGCCGAAGGGGCTGAGGCTGTTGTTTCGGAAGAAGTTCAGTGTGCGGGACATCCTCAGCTGGTCGAAGGACCCGATCCCGCAGCCGATGCTGGTCGTGGTGGACGGTGAAAAGTTACTGAAGCGGGAGGCCTGCAACCTGTTCAGGCTGGTGCAAGTGTACATGGGTGATCGGAAGGCGAACGTCGGCATGACGCTGGACAGTGTAGCGATGGACATTGTAAATACCGCGTTCTCGAAGCCACCGTTGAGGGACGAGCTCTACGTCCAGATCTGCAGACAGACCACCGAGAATCCGAGGAAGGACAGCCTCCGCAGAGGCTGGGAGCTGATGGCCGTTTGCCTGGCCTTCGTGCCTCCCAGCGCCATCTTCGAGCCCTACCTCGAGGGCTACATGAACAGACACCGGGATCCAAACTTCCAGTTCCCGGAGGTGGCCAAGTGGCCGATCCACGTGCAGGTCAGCCATTATGCCACGGTGGCCTGCAGACGTCTCCAACGGATAGGCGCCCATGGGAAACGGCAGCCCCGTAAGGCCACCATAGAGGACATAGATCAAGCCAGG ATTCAGATCTTCCGGGCGTCCATGTTCGGGGCTACGCTGTCCGAAGTGATGGCGCTGCAGAGAGACAGATACCCTACCCGAGAGTTACCATGGATACAAACCACCCTGACGAGGCAGgtgctggcgcgtggcggcatCCTGACCGAGGGCATCTTCAGGGTGTCCGCGGACGCGGACGAGGTCAGCGCCTTGAAGGCTTGCCTGGACAGGTTCGAGGATGGCACCATCCTAGCGGCTTCTCAGGACGCGCACGCACCTGCCTCTCTGCTGAAGCTGTGGGTCCGCGAGCTCTACGAGCCGCTGATACCCGACTCCTTCTACGCGGAGTGCGTGTCGATGAGACACGACGATCCTGATGTCTCGGCAGCTAACGTCGCTGCCCTGGTGGACAGGCTGCCCGATCTGAACCGGCGGGTTCTATGCCATTTGATACGGTTTCTACAG ATATTCGCCAGACACGAAGTGGTGGCCCGCACCAAGATGGACGCCAACAACCTGGCCATGGTGATGGCGCCGAACATACTGCGCTGCACCTCGCAAGATCCCCGCGTGATCTTGGAGAACGCACGGAAAGAGATGGCTTTTGTTCGTACTCTAATCGAGTCATTAGAAACTGCTTGGGTCGATGATCTTCACTGA
- the RhoGAP93B gene encoding myTH4 and RhoGAP_KIAA1688 domain-containing protein RhoGAP93B isoform X4, with protein MASDGRMEWVEIIEPRTQEHMYANLTTGECVWDPPPGVPVKKTDNNQWWELFDQNTSRFYYYNATSQKTVWHRPSDCDIIPLAKLQTLKQNTEPASSSGADNQKLTEPRKKESVSTQTQTPSVSRSTRFSHQESSNLSSSLQSGSANNKTRISGVGVDLQTSPPSPSPSARRHHHHHHHHHNNRHHRHEVPTARRQHNHSQDSGRSSDSSVSHSRTSLESTGYRLLDSPHRHQHHRPAQQAPANQAQSSPRQHSGTLEARGHKSGTLESVKNQKSVPLGEPPPLGLSLSTSTPLFKKKTFVDSQPREGRAGNLELEKNKNGRESSRGSYGPEPSTSPYRDSLMESRLFRQEMPPYRPPEVQLSHSYKSQGEKYGSLVESSNRYHRDRDREIHHRERVNSLDKTNPSAFYPSSMHSRNMNKQDNTGSIGRRHHGCSVSLSEANVRDMYGAMLVERNEPSKSLVRGTAGVLSGASKQRSVDVGEREREREKEFRRNTACNNSIDCVQQPLARSYSFVQQQKQQQKMQQMHQQQSRRRDRDDDSMHERYLISQSHEQPRQRLSSNTSSSNSSNSSSNSAVGEETEGLTEGDDSKKKRSNGNPSPPPSSFYRIPLSDADYLLPLQHYILQQAKLSVEEGDDSLDEEGGRGEDIGGRAEDDSDDQFADDEAASNQGDSSSQEYLEDHYADLGNYDTAGLATYYNTADTLTRPQVRPPSPPNTTVQTDTRDIVTATRQVTIPTCTISTLPTIGSGVDNIDTEEARRNDNAGGGGGGDIETYAKDNLNPNCARPKGLRLLFRKKFSVRDILSWSKDPIPQPMLVVVDGEKLLKREACNLFRLVQVYMGDRKANVGMTLDSVAMDIVNTAFSKPPLRDELYVQICRQTTENPRKDSLRRGWELMAVCLAFVPPSAIFEPYLEGYMNRHRDPNFQFPEVAKWPIHVQVSHYATVACRRLQRIGAHGKRQPRKATIEDIDQARIQIFRASMFGATLSEVMALQRDRYPTRELPWIQTTLTRQVLARGGILTEGIFRVSADADEVSALKACLDRFEDGTILAASQDAHAPASLLKLWVRELYEPLIPDSFYAECVSMRHDDPDVSAANVAALVDRLPDLNRRVLCHLIRFLQIFARHEVVARTKMDANNLAMVMAPNILRCTSQDPRVILENARKEMAFVRTLIESLETAWVDDLH; from the exons ATGGCATCCGACGG TAGAATGGAATGGGTGGAAATCATAGAGCCTCGTACCCAGGAGCATATGTACGCAAACCTTACCACTGGAGAATGCGTATGGGACCCTCCACCTGGTGTACCAGT GAAAAAGACAGATAACAACCAATGGTGGGAACTGTTCGATCAAAATACTTCACGGTTTTACTATTATAATGCAACCTCTCAGAAAACTGTTTGGCACCGTCCAAGTGATTGTGACATCATACCGCTAGCAAAGCTCCAG ACGTTGAAGCAGAACACGGAGCCGGCAAGTAGCAGTGGAGCGGACAACCAGAAGTTAACCGAGCCAAGAAAGAAAGAATCCGTTTCCACCCAGACACAGACCCCTTCCGTTAGCCGATCGACAAGGTTCAGTCACCAAGAAAGTTCCAATCTGTCTTCTTCGTTG CAAAGTGGCAGTGCAAATAACAAAACACGGATATCTGGCGTCGGGGTTGACCTTCAGACGTCTCCGCCCTCTCCTTCACCGTCAGCGAGGCGTCACCACCATCACCATCACCATCACCACAATAATAGGCACCACAGGCATGAAGTGCCCACAGCTCGTCGGCAGCACAATCACTCGCAGGATTCCGGGCGTTCCAGCGACAGTTCGGTCTCCCACAGTCGGACGTCCTTGGAATCGACTGGTTACCGGCTGCTGGACTCACCGCACCGGCACCAGCACCACAGACCTGCCCAACAGGCGCCAGCCAACCAAGCACAATCCTCGCCCAGACAGCACAGCGGCACTCTGGAGGCCAGGGGTCACAAGAGCGGTACCCTGGAGAGCGTGAAGAATCAGAAGTCCGTGCCGCTGGGCGAGCCACCGCCATTAGGTTTATCGCTTTCCACTAGCACCCCTCTGTTCAAGAAGAAGACGTTCGTCGACTCGCAACCACGCGAGGGTAGGGCAGGCAATTTAGAATTGGAAAAGAATAAAAATG GTAGGGAGAGTAGTAGAGGCTCCTACGGTCCGGAGCCGAGCACCTCACCATATCGCGACTCGTTGATGGAGTCTAGACTATTCAGGCAGGAGATGCCTCCATACCGTCCGCCAGAAGTTCAATTGAGTCATAGTTATAAATCGCAGGGTGAGAAATATGGCTCCCTGGTGGAAAGTAGCAATCGTTATCATAGAGATAGGGACAGAGAGATTCATCATAGAGAGAGAGTAAATAGTTTGGACAAGACGAACCCTTCAGCCTTTTATCCAAGTTCCATGCATTCGCGTAATATGAATAAGCAAGATAATACTGGTAGCATAGGGAGGAGGCATCATGGTTGCTCGGTGTCCCTGTCCGAAGCGAACGTCAGGGACATGTACGGGGCCATGTTGGTGGAGAGGAACGAGCCTTCGAAGAGCCTGGTCAGGGGCACCGCGGGTGTCCTCAGCGGCGCGTCCAAGCAGCGAAGCGTCGACGTCGGCGAGAGGGAGCGTGAGCGAGAAAAGGAGTTCAGAAGAAACACAGCGTGCAATAATTCGATTGATT GTGTGCAGCAGCCACTGGCCCGAAGCTACAGTTTTGTACAGCAACAGAAGCAGCAGCAGAAGATGCAGCAGATGCACCAGCAGCAGTCTAGGAGAAGGGACCGGGACGACGACTCGATGCACGAGCGTTACCTGATCAGCCAGAGCCACGAGCAGCCCAGGCAGAGGCTCAGCAGCAACACTAGCAGTAgcaatagtagtaatagtagcagCAACAGCGCGGTGGGCGAAGAGACCGAGGGACTCACGGAGGGTGACGACAGCAAGAAGAAGAGAAGCAACGGCAACCCTAGTCCTCCACCGTCTTCGTTCTACAGGATCCCGTTGTCCGATGCCGATTACTTGCTGCCGCTTCAGCACTATATACTTCAGCAAGCGAAGCTCTCAG TAGAGGAAGGTGACGACTCCTTGGATGAGGAGGGTGGAAGGGGCGAGGACATCGGCGGGAGGGCCGAGGACGATTCCGACGACCAGTTCGCGGACGACGAGGCAGCCAGTAACCAGGGCGACTCTTCCAGCCAGGAGTACCTCGAAGACCATTACGCAG ACTTGGGCAATTACGACACGGCCGGCTTGGCGACCTACTACAACACCGCGGACACACTGACGAGGCCGCAGGTGCGGCCCCCGTCTCCTCCGAACACCACGGTGCAGACGGACACCAGGGACATCGTGACGGCGACGAGACAGGTGACGATTCCCACCTGCACCATCAGCACCCTGCCTACGATCGGCAGCGGGGTGGACAACATCGACACCGAGGAGGCCAGGAGGAACGACAACgccggcggtggcggcggcggcgacatCGAGACGTACGCGAAAGACAATCTGAACCCGAACTGCGCCCGGCCGAAGGGGCTGAGGCTGTTGTTTCGGAAGAAGTTCAGTGTGCGGGACATCCTCAGCTGGTCGAAGGACCCGATCCCGCAGCCGATGCTGGTCGTGGTGGACGGTGAAAAGTTACTGAAGCGGGAGGCCTGCAACCTGTTCAGGCTGGTGCAAGTGTACATGGGTGATCGGAAGGCGAACGTCGGCATGACGCTGGACAGTGTAGCGATGGACATTGTAAATACCGCGTTCTCGAAGCCACCGTTGAGGGACGAGCTCTACGTCCAGATCTGCAGACAGACCACCGAGAATCCGAGGAAGGACAGCCTCCGCAGAGGCTGGGAGCTGATGGCCGTTTGCCTGGCCTTCGTGCCTCCCAGCGCCATCTTCGAGCCCTACCTCGAGGGCTACATGAACAGACACCGGGATCCAAACTTCCAGTTCCCGGAGGTGGCCAAGTGGCCGATCCACGTGCAGGTCAGCCATTATGCCACGGTGGCCTGCAGACGTCTCCAACGGATAGGCGCCCATGGGAAACGGCAGCCCCGTAAGGCCACCATAGAGGACATAGATCAAGCCAGG ATTCAGATCTTCCGGGCGTCCATGTTCGGGGCTACGCTGTCCGAAGTGATGGCGCTGCAGAGAGACAGATACCCTACCCGAGAGTTACCATGGATACAAACCACCCTGACGAGGCAGgtgctggcgcgtggcggcatCCTGACCGAGGGCATCTTCAGGGTGTCCGCGGACGCGGACGAGGTCAGCGCCTTGAAGGCTTGCCTGGACAGGTTCGAGGATGGCACCATCCTAGCGGCTTCTCAGGACGCGCACGCACCTGCCTCTCTGCTGAAGCTGTGGGTCCGCGAGCTCTACGAGCCGCTGATACCCGACTCCTTCTACGCGGAGTGCGTGTCGATGAGACACGACGATCCTGATGTCTCGGCAGCTAACGTCGCTGCCCTGGTGGACAGGCTGCCCGATCTGAACCGGCGGGTTCTATGCCATTTGATACGGTTTCTACAG ATATTCGCCAGACACGAAGTGGTGGCCCGCACCAAGATGGACGCCAACAACCTGGCCATGGTGATGGCGCCGAACATACTGCGCTGCACCTCGCAAGATCCCCGCGTGATCTTGGAGAACGCACGGAAAGAGATGGCTTTTGTTCGTACTCTAATCGAGTCATTAGAAACTGCTTGGGTCGATGATCTTCACTGA